Part of the Pseudomonas chlororaphis genome, GGTCGCTCAGATGGGTCCACGGCTTGGTGCCGAGTATCTGTGGCGCGTGGCTGCTGGCATTGCGCAGGTAGACGCGGTCCAGGCGCAGCAGCGGGAAACGCGCCGGATACGTCCGGGCGGGGCGGCCGTGATGGTGCTCGAAGGCCTCGTGCAGGTAGCCACGGCGGGCGAGGGTGGTGTTGCCGTGCAACTGCCAGTCGTTGAAGTCGCCGGCAATGATCACCGGGGCGTCTTCGGGCAACGAATCGAGCAGTTGGCAGAGCAGCTTGAGTTGCAGTTGGCGATGGCTTTCCAACAGGCTCAGGTGTACGCAAATCCCGTGGACTTCGGCGTGGCCCGGGACCTCCAGCACGCAGTGCAGCAAGCCGCGGCGTTCCGGGCCGGTGATGGACACGTCGAGGTTGCGGAACTGGCGGATAGGGTATTTGGACAGCAGGGCGTTGCCGTGATGACCATCGGGGTACACGGCGTTGCGGCCGTAGGCGAAGTCATTCCACATGCTGTCGGCGAGAAATTCGTATTGGGAGGTCTGCGGCCAGTTGTCGTAGCGCGACGCATGACGGTCATGTTCGCCCAGCACTTCCTGCAGGAACACCAGGTCGGCGCCCGTGCTGCGCACCGCTTCGCGCAACTCGGGCAGGATGAAACGGCGGTTGAGGGCGGTGAAACCCTTGTGCGTATTGACCGTCAGGACTCGTAGCCGATGAACCTCCGCAGGCGTGTCCAATGGCATGGTTTCGACGGCTCGCCAATCGGGATCTCGAGTCACGTTCACTCCTGAATCAGACGTACCTGTTCATGCGACTGATGGGAGGCTTTGGCAGTTCCGGATTTTTCCTGGGGCATTGTTGTTGCCAGGGCCGCCGCCTTCGCGAGCAAGCCCGCTCCCACACCTGATTTGCTTTGTACCCGAGCCTCAGGCCATGCAAAGCCCTATGTGGGAGCGGGCTTGCCCGCGAAGGCGGCCTCGCATCCAACAGAGAAGCCGGCGGATCCACCGCCTTCGCGAGCAAGCCCGCTCCCACACCTGATTTGCGTTGTATCCGCGTCTCAGGCCATGTGAAGCCCCGTGTGGGAGCGGGCTTGCCCGCGAAGGCGGACTTGCATCCAACAGAGAAACCGGCGGGCCCACCGCTTTCGCGAGCAAGCTCGCCCACAGGAACTGAGATTTCAGATGAAGACAATCTCGTACGGCATGCCCATGCGATCGAGGATCACCCGTGGTACCAAGGGTGCGATGCCGCTGGCCGGTTCGCCGTTGAGTTGGCTGGTGTAGGCGTACATGGCGTGACGCTTGCGGGCGGTGGTCCAGACGTCCAGGCGCAGTTTGCGGGCCCGATGCCAGGGGATTTTCTTTTGCTCGCGCACCGGCCAGTGCCAGGCCCACACGGGCAGTTCGTTGAACAGCGCGCCGACGGCCTCGGCGGCCTGGGCACCGGCTCGGCCCACCGTGTCATGGTCGCTGTCACCGTCCAGGCGCCAGGTGCTGAAGACCACGTCGCCGGGTCGCAGATGTTGGCTTATGAACGCCGTCAGCTCGGCTTCGTGTTCGGCGAGGGCCTTTTCCGGAAAACCGCCGCGCACCCATTGCAGGCCATGGGCGGGAATGCCCAGGCGATGCAAGGCGTCGACGCTTTCCTGGGGATGGGGGCGGTGCATGCGCAAGCGTTCATCGTTCCACAACGGTGAGCCCGGATGGCCGATGTCGCCATCGGAAACCGAGATCAACAACATGGGATGGGCCAGGTTGCTCAGCAACTGGAGCAAGCCGCCACAGGCTCCGACCTCATCGCCCGGATGCGGGGCGAGGATCACGGCGCGGGCGCCGGCAGGCACCAGGGTCTGGGTACTGATAATGGGAATGTCGGCCAGTTGCGGCGCACTGTTCCATATTTGCGGGTGCTGCCGACTGTTAAGGCGAGAGGCGGGTTTCATGGGGAAGACGTCCTTGTGGTATTCAATCCTGCGGCCTTGCACCGAGCATACCGCCCGATGTGGCGCATCAAGTCACGATTGCCATTGGCGGCGCTCCTGATCCTGGAGTCTACCGCAAGCGAAGTATTGACCATGCCGGTCGATTCGTCGCGTGGCATCGGTGTCTGAACCGTACTTTTTTCTTTCAACTGGGCCTATAAAAAAGAAGGCCACATCTGTGTGGCCCTCGTTTTTCAATGGCTTAACTCCAATAGTTAATCTTCTTCCTCACGTTGCAGCTCGAACAACAGCAGCGAGCGCCCAGTCACCGAGTATTCGGACTCGAACTCGAACCGTTCCTGGCCACGCACGGTGGGCTGGTTGGTGTCGACCAGGCACGTCCAGAAACTGCCTTCAGGCACTTCAGGCAGGCGGAAGTTGACGATGTCGTGGTGCGCATTGACCACCAACAGCAACGTCGCATCGCCGCCTTTGCGCCGGATCCCGGTTTCCTGGGCGCGACCGTCCATCAACATGCCCAGGCACCGACCGTGGCTGTCCTGCCATTGCTCGACGGTCATTTCGTTGCCATCGGGTGCCAGCCAGGTCACGTCCTTGACGCCGATGTCCTCGTTGTAATTGCCCACCAGGAACCGTCCGCGCCGCAGGATCGGGTAGGCCAGACGCAACTTGATCAAGCGCTTGACGAACTTGAGCAGCGCCGCGCCGTCCTCGCTCAGATCCCAGTTGACCCAACCGATCTCGCTGTCCTGGCAGTAAGCATTGTTATTGCCGTGCTGGGTGCGGGCGAACTCGTCCCCGGCGACGATCATCGGCGTGCCCTGGGCAAACAGCAGCGTGGCGAAGAAGTTGCGCATCTGCCGATGGCGCAGCGCGTTGATCTGCGGATCGTCCGTCGGCCCTTCGACGCCATGGTTCCAGGACAGGTTGTTGTTGCTGCCGTCCTGGTTATTCTCGTCGTTGGCCTCGTTGTGCTTGTCGTTGTACGACACCAGGTCATTGAGGGTAAAACCGTCGTGGGCAGTGACGAAGTTCACCGAGGCGTAAGGGCGTCGGCCCCGCTGGTTGAACATCTCGCCGGACGCGGTCATGCGGCTGGCAAAGTCGGCCAGTTGGCCGTCGTCGCCTTTCCAGAAGGCGCGCACGGTGTCGCGGAACTTGTCGTTCCATTCCATCCAACCGGGCGGGAACCCCCCGACCTGATAGCCACCGGGGCCGCAGTCCCAGGGCTCGGCGATCATCTTCACCTGGCGCAGCACCGGGTCCTGTCGGCAGGCGACGAGGAAGCTGTGGCGCTCATCGAAGCCATCGTGGTAGCGGCCGAGAATGGTGGCCAGGTCGAAGCGGAAGCCGTCGACGTGCATTTCCGTGGCCCAGTAGCGCAGGGAGTCGGTGACCATCTGCAAGACGCACGGATGGCTCAGGTCCAGGGTGTTGCCGGTGCCGGAGTCGTTGATGTAGTAGCGCTTGTCGTCAGGCATCAGCCGGTAGTACGAAGCGTTGTCGATGCCGCGCATGGACAGGGTCGGGCCTTGTTCGTTGCCTTCGGCAGTGTGGTTGTAGACCACGTCGAGGATGACTTCGAGGTTGGCTTCATGCAGGTGCGCGACCATCTCCTTGAACTCGGCGATCTTGCCGCTGGCCAGGTAGCGCGGGTCCGGGGCGAAGAAGGCGATGCTGTTATAGCCCCAGTAGTTGGTCATGCCCTTGTGCAGCAGGTGCTGGTCGTTGACGAAACCGTGGATCGGCAACAGTTCGACCGACGACACGCCGAGCTTGCGGATGTGTTC contains:
- a CDS encoding acetylglucosaminylphosphatidylinositol deacetylase; this encodes MKPASRLNSRQHPQIWNSAPQLADIPIISTQTLVPAGARAVILAPHPGDEVGACGGLLQLLSNLAHPMLLISVSDGDIGHPGSPLWNDERLRMHRPHPQESVDALHRLGIPAHGLQWVRGGFPEKALAEHEAELTAFISQHLRPGDVVFSTWRLDGDSDHDTVGRAGAQAAEAVGALFNELPVWAWHWPVREQKKIPWHRARKLRLDVWTTARKRHAMYAYTSQLNGEPASGIAPLVPRVILDRMGMPYEIVFI
- a CDS encoding glycogen debranching protein, translated to MTRPKKTTPPPVIEASRIREGLPFPLGATWDGLGVNFALFSANATKVELCIFDDAGEVELERIELPEYTDEIYHGYLPDAHPGLIYGYRVYGPYDPENGHRFNPNKLLIDPYAKQLVGELKWSEALFGYTIGHPDGDLSFDERDSAPFVPKCKVIDPAHTWGHDHRVSVPWDKTILYETHVRGISMRHPSVPENLRGTFAGLMVDDVLEHIRKLGVSSVELLPIHGFVNDQHLLHKGMTNYWGYNSIAFFAPDPRYLASGKIAEFKEMVAHLHEANLEVILDVVYNHTAEGNEQGPTLSMRGIDNASYYRLMPDDKRYYINDSGTGNTLDLSHPCVLQMVTDSLRYWATEMHVDGFRFDLATILGRYHDGFDERHSFLVACRQDPVLRQVKMIAEPWDCGPGGYQVGGFPPGWMEWNDKFRDTVRAFWKGDDGQLADFASRMTASGEMFNQRGRRPYASVNFVTAHDGFTLNDLVSYNDKHNEANDENNQDGSNNNLSWNHGVEGPTDDPQINALRHRQMRNFFATLLFAQGTPMIVAGDEFARTQHGNNNAYCQDSEIGWVNWDLSEDGAALLKFVKRLIKLRLAYPILRRGRFLVGNYNEDIGVKDVTWLAPDGNEMTVEQWQDSHGRCLGMLMDGRAQETGIRRKGGDATLLLVVNAHHDIVNFRLPEVPEGSFWTCLVDTNQPTVRGQERFEFESEYSVTGRSLLLFELQREEED